In Malus sylvestris chromosome 15, drMalSylv7.2, whole genome shotgun sequence, a single genomic region encodes these proteins:
- the LOC126605095 gene encoding uncharacterized protein LOC126605095 — protein MGPEERRSLKQALRASKQSAWEREHLHKIPNRGQGSGTSGGAQMRRGGSLRESQPTPPIASSLYKSSNARQKSVWSYFKGGNVKEGMGRLISKFFIYENVPAANASSHHFKNMVVGCQQAGVGVQPPTPYEIRNKYLDMEYKDIGKYVNKLRSKWETNGCTIMCDGWTGPTRLSIINFMVYSKGKTIFLKSVDASDHIKNYKYIYKLLRDVIMEVGEHNVVQVVTDNGSAFVKAGKKLMKHYNVFWTSCAAHCIDLMFEAMGKRENVATVVKRARTITNYIYNHGWLLAKMREFCKGEIIRPATTRFATNYIALNSLLKKKAGLKQLFTSDDWANHNFSRSNTGRMVESIVLDHAFWTQTEHVCQVFEPLYKVLRIVDTEVYPTMGAVYELMRVVKDELERKHGARWVIKIIEDRWYKTLYHDLHATAYYLNPRYQYRPGVGDDGDLIRAVHNVYSKLDPASPAVGQFGNELTWFKDARRTFGEPTSVAARTNMSPTEWWIMYGTDAPTVRKLAIKVLSQTASSSACERNWSTFALIHTKQRNKLAHSSLEKLVYCYYNMKLQIRDKEAEIDHVDRGDPLDVFDIVGEDDDTEGNQLFQWIRPLHLDDDEGNPAPRVAEEARNEGINVERVLEEEVGSSSSDSFEELLHPRPRNTGIPPSSNPTQPQHRADTNDSSSTRSGDSPTTGGGNDEGHSGAGGSGAGSSGGGYGNYYGPPPPGYMSPFTGEANFTHAT, from the exons atgggacctgaagaacgacgcagtttgaaacaagcattacgtgcctccaaacagtcagcatgggaaagagaacaccttcataaaattcctaataggggacaaggttccgggacaagtggtggtgcacaaatgagacggggaggcagtcttagagaatcacaaccaacaccaccaatagcctcaagtttatataagtcatccaacgcacgtcaaaagagtgtttggagttatttcaagggaggtaatgtgaaggagggaatggggcgtctaattagcaagttctttatctatgaaaatgtccctgctgcgaatgcatcatcacatcatttcaaaaatatggtagtgggatgtcaacaggccggtgttggagtacaacctcccactccatatgagataagaaacaaatatttggatatggagtataaagacattggcaagtatgttaacaagttgaggtcaaagtgggaaactaatggttgcacaatcatgtgtgacggatggaccggcccgaccagattatctatcatcaacttcatggtatactccaagggaaagacaatttttttgaagtctgttgatgcttcagaccatataaagaattacaagtatatttacaaattattgagggatgtaatcatggaggtgggagagcataatgttgtccaagtcgtgaccgacaacggttctgcatttgtcaaagctggaaaaaagttaatgaagcattataatgtgttttggacatcatgtgcagcacattgtattgatctcatgtttgaggcaatggggaagagagagaatgttgctactgtggtcaaaagagctagaacgatcacaaattatatttacaatcacggttggttgttggcaaagatgcgtgaattttgcaaaggagaaattatccgtccagctaccactcgattcgccaccaactatattgcattaaacagcctactcaagaagaaagcagggttgaagcaactattcactagtgacgattgggccaaccacaatttcagccgctcaaatacaggtcgtatggtggaaagtatagttcTTGaccatgctttttggactcaaacagaacatgtgtgtcaagtgtttgaacctctttacaaagttttacggatcgttgacacagaagtgtatcctactatgggggcagtatatgagttgatgcgtgtagtgaaggatgaattggaaagaaaacatggtgcaaggtgggtcataaaaataattgaagaccgatggtataaaacattataccacgatttgcatgcaacag catattatttgaatccccgataccaatacagacccggtgttggagatgatggtgaccttatacgtgctgtacataatgtatactctaaattagaccctgcatcaccagcagttggccaatttggaaatgag ctaacatggtttaaagatgcaagaagaacatttggagaaccaacatcagttgctgctcgaacaaatatgtctccta ctgaatggtggatcatgtatgggaccgatgcaccaactgtgagaaagttagcaataaaagtattatcacaaacagcttcctcatctgcttgtgaaagaaattggagcacatttgcactcatacacacaaagcaaagaaataagttggctcatagtagcttggaaaaattagtttattgctactacaacatgaagcttcaaattcgagataaggaagcagaaatcgatcatgtcgaccgtggtgacccactagatgtgtttgatattgttggtgaagatgatgatacggagggtaaccaactttttcaatggattagacctcttcatttagatgatgatgaaggcaacccagctcccagagttgctgaagaagcacgtaatgaagggataaatgtagaaagagtattagaggaggaggtgggatctagcagctctgactctttcgaagaacttttgcacccaagaccaagaaacactggaattccaccttcttccaatcctacacaaccacaacatcgtgcggatactaatgatagctctagtacaagatcaggagactcacctaccaccggaggtgggaatgatgaaggacatagtggagctggaggtagtggagctggaagtagtggtggtggatatggaaactattatggaccaccacctcccggatatatgagccccttcactggtgaggcaaacttcacgcatgcaacataG
- the LOC126605094 gene encoding uncharacterized protein LOC126605094 has translation MEDTRKRPGSEEAEDEGSAAKKQRDLAAEKVENDDVKTMLTKANGGALEELAKLVNKDWPIVPAAGATAVTFVENPYSSSWVFQALPSSYVTINLNEESCGPAFSDSVSTVMASVDLCGGLYGIAKEVLGLESEKWLMEEVEEVSGLYGLAKEVIGLESLKLVMAEEEEASGFGGACSETKELARSGWAGVGVEMDWDDAALARFIGEDGDLI, from the coding sequence atggagGACACGCGCAAGAGACCCGGAAGCGAAGAGGCGGAAGACGAGGGGAGCGCCGCGAAGAAGCAGCGAGATCTGGCGGCTGAGAAAGTGGAAAACGACGACGTTAAGACTATGCTAACCAAGGCAAACGGCGGGGCGCTCGAGGAGCTCGCGAAGCTCGTGAACAAAGACTGGCCGATCGTCCCCGCTGCAGGTGCCACGGCGGTGACTTTCGTCGAGAACCCGTACTCCTCGTCGTGGGTGTTCCAAGCGCTGCCCTCGTCGTACGTCACGATCAACCTCAACGAGGAGAGCTGTGGGCCGGCGTTCTCGGACTCGGTGTCGACTGTCATGGCGAGCGTCGACCTGTGCGGCGGGCTGTACGGCATTGCGAAGGAGGTGCTGGGGTTGGAGTCGGAGAAGTGGTTgatggaggaggtggaggaggtcAGCGGTTTGTACGGGCTTGCAAAGGAGGTTATCGGCTTGGAATCTTTGAAGTTGGTAATGGCGGAGGAGGAAGAGGCGAGTGGATTCGGCGGCGCGTGTAGTGAAACAAAAGAGTTGGCGCGTAGTGGTTGGGCGGGGGTGGGGGTAGAGATGGACTGGGACGATGCTGCGCTGGCGAGGTTTATCGGGGAAGACGGAGAcctaatttga
- the LOC126605100 gene encoding receptor-like serine/threonine-protein kinase ALE2 — MMPAILQLVNLCVIGFAFALQGSAGLNISPSPEPLSMNPPVETAPPPFPDRKPFTSNVPIPGLQPNGSNLHPSPTMPPLMSTPLPPNNAPPPLSIEVHVPSALPNNAPPSPTVGGQVPPMTPNNAPPPLSIEVHTPSALPNNAPSPPSVEGHAPSMPPTNSPPPPSVEDHAPPMLPNNAPPPPSVEGHVPSMPPTNAPPPPSVEGHVQPMPPNNAPPPLSIEVQVPSAPPNDAPPPPSVKGHVPSTPPNNAPPPPSAEGHVWPTPPNNAPPPLSIGVHVPSAPPNNAPPPPSVKDQVPSTPPTNAPPPPSVEGHVPSTPPTVPQTKPAINKSPSSVPIAPVPVETPLRNLPQISPAIHASTPETSPFAHQRHVPNNKVPIPQPIAPAPISSLPRTLGPNPPIVHPITLNVPPPILPAPVASPTSNLRQNPPSVHPVTPGESPSTFPDPPVSSTPPSIKGKRGRFPVVAPPYEAPKPSLPVDRTPAEAPSVHKPVVSSRPPVGPAYESPRPSLPKVHTPAEGPVMPPVSFRTGRQRHYAPPPLNPASSVPPSHLPEAPSVTHVSPAPSPSLEGSTHETKLHPKISPSGSLAKSPKAPPPLPLVFPPPPPNQDCSSTICTNPYTNTPPGSPCGCVLPLQVGLRLSVALYTFFPLVSELAQEIAVGVFMQQSQVRIIGANAATQQPDKTVALIDLVPLGEKFDNTTAFLNSQRFWHKQVVIKASYFGDYEVLYVRYPGLPPSPPSSDADAMNAGPYPGNDNNGRTMKPFGIYVHKRKNKNGLSGGVIAIIALSTFVAVALCSAAAWVFLFKSRDRASQPAATPRALLPSSEKPSGTAGSMMESRHSSLSLSFASSIAPYTGSANTFSASDIERATNNYDDSRVLGEGGFGRVYSGVLEDGTKIAVKVLKRDDQQGGREFLAEVEMLSRLHHRNLVKLIGICTEEHSRSLVYELIPNGSVESHLHGIDKDSAPLNWVQRMKIALGAARGLAYLHEDSSPRVIHRDFKASNILLEDDFTPKVSDFGLARTAMDEENRHISTRVMGTFGYVAPEYAMTGHLLVKSDVYSYGVVLLELLTGRKPVDMSQPPGEENLVAWARPLLTCKEGLEAIIDPHLGSEVPFESIAKVAAIASMCVQPEVSHRPFMGEVVQALKLVCNEFDEAKELGSRSSSRDDVSIDVADDTNTTSGRLADTFQNRYSMLTYDSDLETEREASLSRMLGTSMGTGRLDTESFRRHSSSGPLGTGRSKQLWEKLRSSGGSVSEHGFMFKLFQGSPH; from the exons ATGATGCCAGCCATTCTCCAGCTGGTGAATCTCTGTGTCATTGGCTTTGCTTTTGCTCTCCAAGGATCTGCAG GGTTAAATATATCACCATCACCAGAACCTCTCTCTATGAATCCTCCTGTTGAAACAGCTCCCCCTCCTTTTCCCGACAGAAAGCCATTCACAAGTAATGTACCAATCCCCGGTTTACAGCCAAATG GGTCCAATTTGCACCCGTCACCCACAATGCCACCTCTTATGTCCACCCCACTGCCTCCAAATAATGCTCCTCCACCACTAAGCATTGAAGTTCATGTACCGTCCGCGCTACCAAATAATGCCCCTCCATCACCAACTGTTGGAGGTCAAGTACCACCTATGACACCAAATAATGCTCCACCACCACTAAGTATTGAAGTTCATACACCGTCTGCCCTACCCAATAATGCTCCCTCACCACCAAGTGTTGAAGGTCATGCACCATCTATGCCACCAACTAATTCTCCTCCACCACCAAGTGTTGAAGATCATGCACCGCCTATGCTACCAAATAatgctcctcctcctccaagtGTTGAAGGTCATGTACCGTCTATGCCACCAACTAATGCTCCTCCACCACCGAGTGTTGAAGGTCATGTACAGCCTATGCCACCAAATAATGCTCCTCCACCACTAAGCATTGAAGTTCAGGTGCCGTCTGCACCACCAAATGATGCTCCTCCACCACCAAGTGTTAAAGGTCATGTACCATCTACACCACCAAATAATGCTCCTCCACCACCAAGTGCTGAAGGCCATGTATGGCCTACGCCACCAAATAATGCTCCTCCACCATTAAGTATTGGAGTTCATGTGCCCTCTGCACCACCAAATAATGCTCCTCCACCACCAAGTGTTAAAGATCAGGTACCATCTACGCCACCAACTAATGCCCCACCACCACCAAGTGTTGAAGGTCATGTACCGTCTACGCCACCGACTGTTCCTCAAACAAAGCCAGCGATCAATAAGAGTCCTAGCTCAGTGCCAATTGCTCCAG TCCCTGTTGAAACACCTCTGAGGAATTTGCCTCAAATTTCACCGGCCATCCATGCAAGTACACCAGAAACTTCGCCATTTGCTCATCAAAGACATGTGCCAAACAATAAGGTTCCCATACCACAGCCAATTGCTCCAG CACCTATTTCATCCCTGCCAAGGACATTGGGACCAAATCCACCTATAGTCCATCCGATCACACTGAATGTACCTCCACCTATATTACCTG CACCAGTTGCATCACCAACTAGCAATTTGCGACAAAACCCGCCATCCGTTCACCCAGTTACACCTGGAGAATCACCATCCACTTTTCCTG ATCCTCCTGTATCATCTACTCCACCCAGCATCAAAGGGAAAAGGGGTCGTTTTCCAGTTGTTGCACCACCATATGAAGCTCCCAAGCCATCACTACCTGTGGACCGCACCCCAGCTGAAG CTCCATCTGTCCACAAACCTGTGGTATCATCTCGTCCCCCGGTTGGACCAGCATATGAATCTCCCAGGCCGTCACTGCCCAAGGTCCATACTCCAGCCGAAG GTCCAGTGATGCCACCGGTATCATTTCGAACAGGCAGGCAAAGACACTATGCTCCTCCACCCCTAAATCCAG CGTCTTCGGTTCCTCCATCCCATTTACCTGAAGCTCCGTCAGTGACCCATGTTTCGCCTGCTCCTTCTCCATCTTTAGAAGGCTCTACTCACGAAACCAAAT TGCACCCTAAGATTTCTCCATCTGGGTCTTTGGCAAAGAGCCCAAAAGCGCCACCACCGCTGCCACTAGTATTCCCACCGCCACCTCCCAATCAAG ATTGTTCATCAACTATTTGCACCAATCCATATACAAACACCCCTCCTGGGTCACCTTGTGGCTGTGTCTTGCCTCTGCAAGTTGGACTGCGACTTAGTGTTGCACTGTATACGTTCTTCCCCTTGGTTTCAGAGCTAGCCCAGGAAATTGCTGTCGGGGTTTTTATGCAACAAAGTCAGGTCCGCATTATTGGAGCCAATGCAGCTACCCAGCAACCAGACAAGACAGTTGCCCTCATTGACTTGGTTCCCCTTGGGGAAAAGTTTGATAACACCACAGCTTTTTTGAATTCCCAGAGATTTTGGCATAAACAAGTTGTTATAAAAGCATCGTATTTTGGCGACTATGAAGTACTCTATGTGCGGTATCCAG GTTTACCCCCATCTCCACCTTCTTCGGATGCTGATGCAATGAATGCGGGGCCATATCCTGGTAATGACAATAATGGAAGGACAATGAAGCCCTTCGGGATTTACGTGCACAAGAGGAAGAATAAAAATGGGCTTAGTGGTGGGGTAATTGCTATTATTGCTTTGTCTACCTTTGTAGCAGTTGCTTTATGCTCTGCTGCTGCTTGGGTTTTTCTGTTCAAATCTAGAGACCGTGCTTCTCAACCAGCAGCAACTCCGCGGGCTTTGCTACCTTCTTCTGAAAAACCATCTG GTACTGCTGGGTCGATGATGGAAAGTAGGCACAGTTCCTTGTCGTTATCATTCGCATCCAGCATTGCACCATATACAGGATCTGCTAATACTTTCAGTGCGAGTGACATTGAGAGAGCCACTAACAATTATGACGATTCAAGAGTACTTGGGGAAGGTGGCTTTGGGCGTGTTTATAGTGGTGTTCTTGAAGATGGGACCAAGATTGCCGTCAAAGTTCTAAAAAGAGATGATCAGCAGGGTGGTCGGGAGTTTTTGGCTGAAGTAGAAATGCTTAGTCGTCTCCATCATCGAAACTTGGTCAAGTTGATTGGCATATGCACAGAAGAGCATAGCCGCTCCTTGGTTTATGAGCTCATTCCTAATGGCAGTGTGGAATCTCATTTGCATG GAATTGACAAGGACAGTGCTCCACTTAATTGGGTACAACGCATGAAAATAGCACTTGGTGCTGCTAGGGGGCTGGCATATCTACACGAGGATTCCAGCCCCCGTGTAATACACAGGGATTTCAAAGCCAGCAATATTTTGCTGGAAGATGATTTTACACCAAAAGTGTCCGACTTTGGTTTGGCGCGAACTGCCATGGATGAGGAAAACAGACACATATCAACACGGGTCATGGGAACTTTCGG GTATGTGGCTCCGGAATATGCAATGACTGGGCATCTTCTTGTCAAGAGTGATGTATACAGCTATGGCGTTGTCCTTCTTGAACTCTTAACTGGAAGAAAACCGGTAGACATGTCACAGCCACCTGGTGAAGAAAACCTAGTTGCATGGGCCCGGCCGCTTCTCACATGTAAGGAAGGGTTGGAAGCTATCATAGACCCACATCTAGGATCCGAGGTCCCATTTGAAAGTATTGCCAAAGTGGCAGCTATTGCTTCGATGTGTGTACAGCCTGAGGTATCACACCGCCCTTTTATGGGCGAGGTTGTCCAGGCATTAAAACTGGTATGCAATGAATTTGATGAGGCGAAAGAATTAGGTTCAAGGAGTTCTAGCCGAGACGATGTGTCCATTGATGTGGCTGATGACACAAATACTACCTCGGGACGGTTGGCAGATACTTTCCAAAACCGATATTCCATGCTGACCTATGATTCCGACCTTGAGACAGAGCGGGAAGCATCATTGTCGAGGATGCTCGGTACCTCAATGGGCACAGGGAGGTTAGATACCGAATCATTTAGGAGGCACTCCAGTTCAGGTCCTTTGGGAACAGGAAGGAGTAAGCAGTTATGGGAGAAACTGAGATCATCCGGGGGCAGTGTGAGCGAACATGGGTTTATGTTCAAATTATTTCAAGGCTCCCCCCATTGA
- the LOC126605099 gene encoding uncharacterized protein LOC126605099, which produces MAPKAITSPVPITWYPTLAVVMVSLGLLFTASFFIHAATISRKNRSLAKEITTGTLASFFLGFGTLYVLLASGVYV; this is translated from the exons ATG GCTCCGAAGGCAATTACCAGTCCCGTGCCGATCACGTGGTACCCGACCCTCGCCGTCGTGATGGTCTCCCTCGGCCTCCTCTTCACGGCTTCCTTCTTCAT CCATGCGGCGACCATTTCCAGGAAAAACCGCAGTCTTGCGAAGGAAATTACGACAGGAACATTGGCTTCGTTCTTTTTG GGTTTCGGAACCTTGTACGTACTGCTTGCATCGGGCGTTTATGTCTGA
- the LOC126605096 gene encoding WD-40 repeat-containing protein MSI4-like has product MDAQSQQQAGPVKKKETRGRKPKPKEEKKDDHQQQAKLKKSQQNATVDDKYTQWKSLVPILYDWLANHNLVWPSLSCRWGPQLEQATYKNRQRLYLSEQTDGSVPNTLVIANCEVVKPRVAAAEHISQFNEEARSPFVKKYKTIIHPGEVNRIRELPQNTKIVATHTDSPDVLIWDVEAQPNRHAVLGATTSRPDLILTGHQDNAEFALALCPTEPYVLSGGKDKTVVLWSIQDHIAASTTDPAATKSPGSIIKNSKSGDGNDKATDGPTVAPRGIYYGHEDTVEDVAFCPSSSQEFCSVGDDSCLILWDARVGSSPAVKVEKAHDADVHCVDWNPLNDNLILTGSADNSVRLFDRRNLTSEGVGAPIYKFEGHKAAVLCVQWCPDKSSVFGSSAEDGLLNIWDYEKVSKKERTPKGPTSPPGLFFQHAGHRDKVVDFHWNASDPWTVVSVSDDCESTGGGGTLQIWRMSDLIYRPEEEVLAELEKFKSHVVSCSSKP; this is encoded by the exons ATGGACGCTCAGTCGCAGCAGCAAGCTGGACCggtgaagaagaaggagactcGGGGCCGGAAGCCCAAGCCcaaggaagagaagaaagacgACCACCAACAGCAAGCCAAGCTGAAGAAGTCGCAGCAGAACGCCACCGTCGACGACAAGTACACTCAGTGGAAGTCCCTCGTCCCGATCCTCTACGACTGGCTCGCCAACCACAATCTCGTCTGGCCCTCCCTCTCTTGCCG GTGGGGACCTCAGCTCGAGCAAGCTACTTACAAGAATCGCCAGCGTCTCTACCTTTCCGAGCAG ACTGATGGCAGTGTTCCAAATACTCTGGTTATTGCAAACTGTGAGGTTGTCAAGCCGAGAGTTGCCGCTGCAGAGCATATATCTCAG TTCAATGAGGAAGCCCGCTCACCATTTGTGAAGAAGTACAAGACCATCATACATCCTGGAGAG GTAAACAGAATCAGAGAACTTCCACAGAACACTAAGATAGTGGCCACACATACCGACAGTCCTGAT GTTCTAATTTGGGATGTTGAAGCTCAACCTAACCGTCATGCTGTCCTTGGAGCTACAACCTCGCGTCCAGATTTG ATTTTGACTGGACATCAAGATAATGCTGAATTTGCTCTTGCATTGTGTCCAACTGAGCCCTACGTGCTCTCTGGAG GGAAGGACAAAACAGTGGTTTTGTGGAGTATTCAGGACCATATAGCAGCCTCTACCACTGATCCAGCTGCAACCAAGTCTCCAGGATCAATCATTAAAAACTCAAAGTCTGGGGATGGTAATGATAAAGCTACTGATGGCCCTACTGTTGCACCTCGGGGAATCTACTATGGGCATGAGGACACAGTTGAAGATGTAGCATTTTGCCCTTCAAG TTCACAGGAGTTCTGTAGTGTTGGCGACGATTCCTGCCTCATATTATGGGATGCGCGTGTTGGCTCTAGCCCTGCTGTAAAG GTTGAAAAAGCTCATGATGCTGATGTTCACTGTGTTGATTGGAATCCCCTTAATGATAACCTTATTTTAACAGG GTCAGCAGATAATTCTGTTCGCTTGTTTGATCGCCGGAATCTCACTTCTGAAGGAGTTGGGGCACCTATATATAAATTTGAGGGTCATAAAGCAGCTGTTCTTTGTGTTCAG tGGTGTCCAGACAAATCGTCTGTCTTTGGAAGTTCTGCAGAGGATGGTCTTTTAAACATTTGGGATTATGAGAAG GTCAGTAAGAAGGAGCGAACTCCAAAAGGCCCAACTTCACCACCTGGTCTGTTTTTCCAGCATGCTGGGCACAG GGACAAAGTTGTTGATTTCCATTGGAATGCATCTGATCCGTGGACTGTTGTCAGTGTGTCTGATGACTGTGAAAGTACTGGCGGAGGGGGCACATTGCAG ATATGGAGAATGAGTGATCTGATCTACAGGCCCGAAGAGGAGGTTCTGGCAGAGCTTGAGAAGTTCAAGTCCCATGTTGTTTCCTGTTCTTCAAAGCCTTGA